From Synoicihabitans lomoniglobus, the proteins below share one genomic window:
- a CDS encoding sulfatase family protein: protein MKFPTPLRIFVVTSFLAVTPSWGKPLPVPSTIQPERLSGAKPRNVVFILSDDHRWDAMSFMNHPLAETPQMDRLAAEGAHLRNALVTTSLCSPSRASILTGLYTFRHRVIDNQRPVPEGTVYFPQYLQKAGYATAFIGKWHMGSSGDRPQPGFDRWVSFRGQGQYLPTGNTLNVDGADVPQQGYITDELTDYAVDWLKQQHAAEKPFFLYLSHKAVHANFTPAERHAGQFADRAWQRAPSEAVTAEMTRHQPRWLRDQRNSWHGVDFPYHSELDIDAYYRAYAETLSAVDDSIGRVMAQLETMGVADDTLVVYMGDNGFMFGEHGLIDKRVAYEASIRVPMLMRCPALFAGGQVIDEVVANIDIAPTVMEMMGLQAPAHFDGLSVAPLLRGEHPQWRDYFLYVYYWERNFPQSPTVFALRGDRYKYITYYGLWDQDELYDLQDDPDEMHNLIQHPDQQTRVATMADTMFAMMDELGGMQIPLNAPRGRTNNLRYRSRGGEAAADFPESMVVDQPVNANAH from the coding sequence ATGAAATTTCCTACCCCTCTTAGAATCTTCGTCGTGACTTCATTTTTGGCGGTGACGCCCTCGTGGGGCAAACCGCTGCCGGTGCCGTCCACGATTCAGCCGGAGCGATTGTCCGGTGCCAAACCGCGCAATGTGGTTTTTATTCTGTCGGACGACCATCGCTGGGATGCGATGAGTTTCATGAATCATCCCCTGGCCGAGACTCCGCAAATGGATCGGCTCGCCGCCGAGGGCGCGCACCTGCGCAATGCGCTCGTCACGACATCGCTCTGTTCGCCGAGTCGTGCGTCGATTCTCACTGGGCTGTATACGTTTAGGCACCGGGTAATCGACAATCAACGGCCGGTGCCGGAGGGCACGGTCTACTTTCCGCAATACCTGCAAAAAGCCGGTTACGCCACGGCGTTCATCGGCAAATGGCACATGGGCAGTTCCGGTGACCGTCCCCAGCCCGGTTTTGATCGCTGGGTGAGTTTTCGCGGCCAAGGCCAATACCTGCCCACGGGCAATACGCTCAATGTCGATGGCGCGGACGTTCCCCAGCAAGGCTACATCACCGATGAACTCACTGATTACGCGGTGGACTGGCTAAAACAGCAGCATGCGGCCGAGAAACCGTTTTTTCTCTATCTCTCCCACAAGGCGGTGCACGCCAACTTCACGCCGGCCGAGCGTCACGCGGGACAGTTTGCTGATCGCGCGTGGCAACGCGCGCCGAGCGAGGCCGTGACCGCGGAAATGACCCGCCACCAACCGCGATGGCTGCGCGATCAACGCAACAGCTGGCACGGCGTCGATTTTCCCTATCACAGTGAACTCGATATCGACGCCTATTATCGGGCCTACGCGGAAACCTTGTCCGCGGTCGACGATAGCATCGGTCGAGTCATGGCCCAGCTGGAGACGATGGGCGTGGCGGACGACACGCTGGTCGTCTACATGGGCGACAATGGTTTCATGTTTGGTGAGCACGGCTTGATCGACAAACGCGTCGCTTATGAAGCGTCGATCCGCGTGCCGATGTTGATGCGTTGTCCGGCGTTGTTTGCCGGCGGCCAAGTCATTGATGAAGTGGTGGCCAACATCGATATCGCTCCGACCGTCATGGAAATGATGGGTCTGCAGGCACCGGCTCACTTCGACGGGTTGAGTGTCGCGCCGTTACTGCGGGGCGAGCACCCGCAATGGCGCGATTACTTCCTCTACGTCTACTACTGGGAGCGGAATTTTCCGCAGTCGCCGACCGTTTTCGCCCTGCGTGGCGATCGTTATAAATACATCACCTACTACGGCCTGTGGGATCAGGATGAACTCTATGACTTGCAGGATGATCCGGATGAAATGCACAACCTGATCCAACACCCGGACCAACAAACTCGGGTGGCCACCATGGCCGACACGATGTTCGCGATGATGGACGAACTCGGCGGCATGCAGATCCCGCTCAATGCCCCCCGGGGACGGACGAATAACCTGCGTTATCGCAGTCGCGGAGGCGAAGCGGCGGCGGACTTTCCCGAATCGATGGTGGTTGACCAACCGGTCAACGCGAACGCCCACTGA
- a CDS encoding PocR ligand-binding domain-containing protein, protein MDSPAKRSRAVVTQLKESQIFQDYQTAFRETTGLPLNLRPIEAFDLPHHHDPKENKFCALMAKSNHTCAACLQLQAKLEQEAGMEPKTLKCFAGLCDSAVPVRVGEDLVAFLQTGQILTHKPTRKQFSTVTRSILKFGTDVDLKKLEEAWFQSRVVDRKQYDSILRLLTIFAQHLSALSGQVSARTAHRESPSITRARDYIESHHGEEMSLDEVAKAVNMSAFYFCKMFKKATGMTFTDYLARVRVEKVKNLLLNPHKRISEAAFEAGFQSLSQFNRVFRKIAGEAPTTYRERVVGGAVGAA, encoded by the coding sequence ATGGATTCTCCGGCCAAACGCAGTCGAGCAGTGGTGACGCAGCTCAAAGAGTCTCAGATCTTCCAAGATTATCAGACGGCGTTTCGGGAAACGACGGGATTACCGCTCAATCTGCGGCCCATTGAGGCGTTTGACTTGCCGCATCATCACGATCCGAAGGAGAACAAATTTTGTGCGTTGATGGCAAAATCCAACCACACCTGCGCGGCTTGCCTGCAACTGCAGGCCAAGCTGGAGCAGGAGGCCGGCATGGAGCCCAAAACCCTCAAATGCTTCGCCGGGTTGTGTGACTCCGCGGTGCCGGTGCGCGTCGGCGAGGACTTGGTGGCGTTTTTGCAAACAGGGCAGATTCTGACTCACAAGCCCACGCGCAAACAGTTCAGCACGGTGACGCGATCGATCCTGAAGTTCGGCACCGATGTGGACCTGAAGAAATTGGAGGAAGCGTGGTTCCAGTCCCGCGTGGTCGACCGCAAACAGTATGACTCGATTCTGCGACTGCTCACCATTTTTGCCCAGCATCTGTCGGCGCTGAGCGGGCAGGTGAGTGCGCGCACCGCCCACCGCGAGTCTCCGTCCATCACACGGGCCCGCGATTACATCGAGTCTCACCACGGCGAAGAGATGTCGCTGGATGAGGTCGCCAAAGCGGTCAACATGAGTGCGTTTTACTTCTGCAAAATGTTCAAGAAGGCGACCGGGATGACGTTTACCGACTACCTCGCCCGGGTGAGAGTGGAGAAGGTGAAAAACCTGCTGCTCAACCCTCACAAACGCATCAGTGAGGCGGCGTTCGAAGCCGGTTTCCAATCCCTGTCCCAGTTTAACCGAGTGTTTCGAAAAATCGCCGGCGAGGCCCCTACCACCTACCGGGAACGCGTCGTGGGCGGTGCAGTGGGGGCGGCGTGA
- a CDS encoding RsmE family RNA methyltransferase: MPDFRVFIPPLASAAADLTLSGSESHHLVTVNRALSGDPVVAFDGAGNEWDTTLTVAHRRAAVLTIQRHRQAAARKCEIILVQSMPKGGVMENIVRQATEIGVSRIVPLQTARTQVQLDPGRQAKKRDKWEATALEAAKQCGNPWLPHIDPPREFSDLREICSDADLILIASLEPDSPPLASVLQTSSAPEKTPRRVVWLIGPEGDFTPEETREAIAVGATPVSLGSLVLRCDTAATYALAVVNAAFNP; the protein is encoded by the coding sequence ATGCCCGACTTTCGCGTTTTCATCCCCCCCCTCGCTTCGGCCGCCGCCGATCTGACATTATCAGGAAGCGAATCCCATCATTTGGTCACGGTGAACCGTGCCCTGTCCGGGGATCCCGTCGTGGCTTTTGACGGAGCCGGGAACGAATGGGACACCACGCTGACCGTCGCCCACCGTCGGGCCGCCGTATTGACCATCCAACGTCATCGCCAAGCCGCCGCGCGCAAATGTGAAATCATTCTGGTGCAAAGTATGCCGAAGGGCGGGGTCATGGAAAACATCGTGCGCCAAGCGACCGAAATTGGCGTGAGCCGAATCGTCCCACTCCAAACCGCCCGCACCCAAGTCCAACTCGACCCCGGTCGCCAGGCCAAGAAACGCGACAAATGGGAAGCCACCGCCTTGGAAGCCGCCAAACAGTGCGGCAATCCCTGGCTTCCGCACATTGACCCTCCCCGGGAATTTAGCGACCTGCGGGAGATTTGCAGCGACGCTGACCTGATTCTGATCGCCAGTTTGGAGCCCGATTCGCCTCCCCTGGCGAGCGTGCTGCAGACGTCCTCGGCGCCGGAGAAAACGCCCCGGCGGGTGGTATGGTTGATCGGCCCGGAAGGTGATTTCACGCCAGAAGAAACCCGGGAAGCCATTGCCGTGGGCGCCACGCCGGTCTCGCTGGGCTCCCTCGTGCTCCGGTGTGACACCGCCGCCACTTACGCGCTCGCGGTGGTAAACGCCGCCTTCAATCCGTGA
- a CDS encoding cbb3-type cytochrome c oxidase N-terminal domain-containing protein has translation MSDSDKPETPEEGSTRHHVYDGIEEFNKRLPNWWLFTLYGAIVFSIGYWFYYAQSGVPVEDGPRVEAEIARIQAIKMSSNVVIDDPHLWEMSRNAVFIAGGEETYQSLCAACHLPSLRGKSESPAAIGPDLTDGEWIHGAEPINVYHVVDAGVLEKGMPAWGPVLGTEKTAQVVAFILSHHQAP, from the coding sequence ATGAGTGATTCAGACAAACCGGAAACACCGGAAGAGGGTAGCACGCGCCACCACGTTTACGACGGTATTGAAGAGTTCAATAAACGTCTGCCCAACTGGTGGTTGTTCACGCTCTATGGGGCGATCGTGTTTTCGATCGGCTATTGGTTTTACTACGCCCAGTCGGGGGTGCCGGTGGAGGACGGCCCCCGGGTCGAGGCCGAGATTGCTCGCATTCAGGCTATCAAGATGTCCTCCAACGTGGTCATCGATGATCCGCACTTGTGGGAGATGAGCCGCAACGCCGTCTTCATCGCCGGCGGCGAGGAGACCTACCAATCGCTGTGTGCGGCGTGCCACCTGCCGAGCCTGCGGGGCAAGAGTGAGAGCCCCGCTGCGATTGGCCCCGATCTGACCGACGGCGAATGGATTCACGGGGCGGAACCGATCAATGTCTACCATGTGGTCGACGCCGGCGTGCTGGAAAAAGGCATGCCCGCCTGGGGCCCGGTGCTCGGCACCGAAAAAACGGCTCAGGTCGTCGCGTTCATTCTCAGCCATCATCAGGCGCCGTAA
- a CDS encoding response regulator: protein MPHALLIEDNAANQHLATFLLKRAGFTVTVAENGLLGYNSALELRPDVIVLDIEMPVMDGYETFKKLHADPVTHDIPVLVATSYAMPGERNQALELGVHDYLEKPYEPEEFIRRVKLLFDPAS from the coding sequence ATGCCCCACGCTTTGCTCATAGAGGACAACGCTGCCAACCAACACCTCGCCACCTTCCTGTTGAAGCGCGCCGGGTTCACCGTCACCGTCGCGGAAAATGGTTTGCTGGGATACAATTCCGCCTTGGAATTGCGACCCGACGTCATCGTGCTGGATATTGAGATGCCGGTGATGGACGGCTACGAGACCTTTAAAAAACTCCACGCCGATCCCGTCACCCACGATATTCCCGTGCTGGTGGCGACCTCCTACGCCATGCCCGGGGAGCGCAATCAGGCCCTCGAACTCGGCGTGCACGACTACCTCGAAAAACCCTACGAACCCGAAGAATTCATCCGCCGCGTCAAGCTGCTCTTCGACCCTGCCTCATGA
- a CDS encoding PAS domain-containing sensor histidine kinase, which produces MKVPSGLLNLSFRSWLMLAAGSWSLLLGLGTGTLVYYQGARSFSDLARLDLNDRLERATFRANQLLLSAELSLDSTSHLIAPTAGEGFDAWRRFIRLALPIFEQRPELSRLGFARADGQEFGYLTRTATEGVTLDIQIVAADTGPERHRYHGDAAEPASILPAIDAIALARPSAPNAFGEIHWTSLQPLPLATDEQGISLLRSAAAGTWWIDYNEQDLATFMAALYQETKLRTVLVDRRSEESTLLGVPVSRRAIAANHIHELDTLVARHAQFPAVSYQSTLAEPHEFPHADHTWIGAKMQLPAPHLDWSLAAATPVRSSFGAADGSTRTFIIATLVGTALSLLMASLLARRLARPVEELSASVLKFGDTNLITAATSSAPREILQLGRVLREQGQRLLERQSQLEAAHRETLAQADQRLSHEATLTAIFENTPFDLWITDADGVYTFQNRFSRENYGEVLGQRVEDIKLPPAVITDRIARFRRVLDGEIVYSDTEDMTPLGLRHFHAVESPILRDGKVVGALGVKIDLTSQRRAETALRTSQQRLSRHLENTPLGAVDFDRDFRIRSWNAAAQLIFGWRAEEAIGRVGLMIVPPQYRADVTHAWEALMADTASSRNFNQNITKDGRTIDCEWYNTPTTNADGEIAGVSSLVLDVTERMTAERLFRESEERFQRVFHLSPTPQAILSFPSGRFIDINQSWIDGFGYQRSEVAERTDADLHWWVTPSDREHFVATVRQSGAFPATAVQLFDHKRRKRTVHLCATLARLGHQDCVVISTPDITQRMEAEAELRRQQRFLATLVDQLPGMTFECLVDEDWTMRWVNQGTLALCGYEPAEFLDRQISFNDLIVREDQEPVRELVERTLRKPRESRTYSMEYRIHHRDGRLRWVWEAGEIVRDPQTQIDRIIGFITDVTAQKQAEQELRDLNETLEVRVAARTADLEAANSKLHDLDRLKTEFLATMSHELRTPLNSIIGFSSILERGMVGPMLPEQHHQIGLVNQSARQLLDLINDLLDVSRIDSGRMEFSFAEIDICTVLETIATTLQPQFDGKKLRYETVTEADLNTIVSDSRRVEQVIFNLAFNAVKFTPGPDGRVTVKARSLPDGGIEVSVTDNGIGIRAEHLPQLFEAFRQIDGSARRVYEGVGLGLNLVRKLTAKLGGHIEVNSTYGAGSCFTLTLPAVAPGSSLSV; this is translated from the coding sequence GTGAAGGTTCCGTCGGGACTCCTCAATCTGTCGTTCCGCTCATGGCTGATGCTGGCGGCAGGTTCGTGGAGCCTGCTGCTGGGATTGGGCACCGGCACCTTGGTTTACTATCAGGGCGCCCGTTCCTTCAGCGACCTCGCCCGGTTGGATCTCAATGACCGGTTGGAGCGGGCCACGTTTCGGGCCAATCAACTCCTGCTGTCGGCCGAGCTCAGTCTCGATTCCACGTCCCACTTGATCGCCCCGACCGCGGGCGAGGGGTTCGATGCCTGGCGGCGGTTTATCCGCCTCGCCCTGCCGATTTTCGAGCAACGTCCCGAGCTTTCCCGCCTGGGCTTTGCGCGCGCGGACGGACAGGAATTCGGCTACCTCACCCGCACCGCAACCGAAGGCGTCACGCTCGATATCCAAATCGTAGCCGCCGACACCGGCCCCGAGCGCCATCGCTATCACGGAGATGCAGCGGAGCCCGCTTCGATCCTCCCCGCAATCGACGCGATCGCGCTGGCCCGACCGTCCGCCCCAAACGCCTTCGGCGAAATCCATTGGACTTCGCTGCAACCTCTGCCGCTGGCGACGGACGAGCAGGGCATCTCCCTCCTGCGCTCCGCGGCTGCAGGAACGTGGTGGATCGATTACAACGAACAGGACTTGGCGACGTTCATGGCCGCGCTGTATCAGGAAACCAAATTGCGCACCGTTCTGGTGGATCGCCGCTCGGAGGAAAGCACGCTGTTGGGCGTGCCGGTTTCACGGCGTGCGATCGCGGCGAATCATATTCATGAACTGGATACACTGGTCGCACGGCACGCGCAGTTTCCCGCCGTCTCCTACCAGTCGACCTTGGCGGAGCCTCACGAATTCCCCCACGCCGACCACACGTGGATCGGGGCAAAAATGCAGCTGCCCGCGCCGCACCTCGATTGGTCCCTCGCGGCGGCGACGCCCGTTCGATCCTCGTTTGGCGCCGCGGACGGCAGCACCCGCACCTTTATCATCGCCACGCTGGTGGGCACGGCACTGAGCCTGTTGATGGCGTCCTTGCTCGCGCGCCGCCTCGCGCGCCCGGTCGAGGAGCTGTCGGCTTCGGTTTTGAAATTTGGCGACACCAATCTCATCACCGCGGCCACATCATCCGCGCCGCGCGAAATCCTGCAACTGGGGCGGGTGCTGCGCGAGCAGGGCCAACGCCTGCTGGAGCGCCAGTCCCAACTGGAGGCCGCCCACCGTGAAACGTTGGCTCAAGCCGACCAACGGCTGAGCCACGAAGCCACGCTGACCGCGATTTTTGAAAACACTCCCTTCGATCTCTGGATCACCGATGCCGACGGCGTCTACACGTTTCAGAATCGCTTTTCCCGGGAAAACTACGGGGAGGTGCTCGGGCAGCGCGTGGAGGATATCAAGCTCCCCCCCGCGGTGATCACCGATCGAATCGCCCGGTTCCGGCGCGTGCTCGACGGTGAAATCGTTTACTCGGACACCGAAGACATGACTCCGCTGGGCTTGCGCCATTTTCACGCCGTGGAATCCCCCATTCTTCGCGACGGAAAGGTGGTCGGAGCACTCGGGGTCAAAATCGACCTGACCAGTCAACGCCGGGCCGAGACCGCGTTGCGCACGAGTCAACAGCGCCTCAGCCGTCACCTGGAAAACACTCCCCTTGGCGCGGTGGATTTTGATCGGGACTTTCGGATCCGCAGTTGGAACGCCGCCGCTCAACTCATCTTCGGTTGGCGGGCCGAGGAAGCGATCGGGCGGGTCGGGCTGATGATTGTTCCGCCGCAGTATCGAGCCGATGTCACGCACGCGTGGGAAGCGTTGATGGCCGACACCGCCAGTTCTCGAAATTTCAATCAGAACATCACGAAGGATGGCCGCACCATCGACTGCGAGTGGTATAATACGCCGACGACCAACGCCGACGGCGAGATCGCCGGGGTGTCGTCACTCGTGCTTGATGTGACCGAGCGAATGACGGCGGAACGCCTGTTTCGCGAATCCGAGGAACGCTTTCAGCGGGTCTTCCATCTGTCGCCCACCCCGCAGGCCATTCTCTCGTTTCCCTCGGGTCGGTTCATCGATATCAACCAAAGCTGGATCGACGGTTTTGGCTACCAACGCTCCGAAGTGGCGGAGCGCACCGATGCGGATCTGCACTGGTGGGTGACCCCATCGGACCGCGAACATTTCGTCGCCACCGTGCGCCAATCCGGAGCGTTTCCCGCCACGGCAGTCCAGCTCTTCGACCACAAACGCCGCAAGCGCACCGTCCATTTGTGCGCCACCCTCGCCCGCCTCGGCCATCAAGACTGCGTGGTGATATCCACGCCCGACATCACGCAACGCATGGAGGCGGAAGCGGAGCTGCGACGTCAGCAGCGTTTTCTCGCCACCTTGGTCGATCAACTTCCGGGTATGACCTTCGAGTGCCTCGTCGACGAGGACTGGACCATGCGTTGGGTCAATCAGGGAACCCTCGCGCTCTGTGGTTACGAACCCGCGGAGTTTCTCGACCGTCAAATCTCTTTCAACGACTTGATCGTGCGGGAAGACCAAGAGCCGGTGCGGGAGTTGGTGGAACGCACGTTGCGCAAACCGCGGGAGAGTCGCACTTACTCGATGGAATACCGCATTCATCACCGCGACGGCCGTCTACGCTGGGTCTGGGAAGCCGGCGAAATCGTGCGTGATCCTCAGACTCAAATCGACCGGATCATCGGGTTCATCACGGATGTGACTGCTCAAAAACAAGCGGAGCAGGAACTGCGCGATCTCAATGAAACCCTGGAGGTGCGCGTCGCCGCCCGGACCGCCGACCTCGAAGCGGCCAATTCGAAACTTCATGATCTGGATCGGCTTAAGACGGAGTTTTTAGCCACCATGAGCCACGAGCTGCGCACCCCGCTCAACTCCATCATCGGCTTCAGTTCGATTCTCGAACGCGGCATGGTCGGCCCCATGCTGCCGGAGCAGCACCACCAAATCGGCCTCGTCAATCAGTCCGCCCGCCAATTGCTCGATCTCATCAACGACCTGCTCGATGTGTCGCGGATCGACTCCGGACGCATGGAATTCTCCTTTGCCGAAATTGATATCTGCACCGTGCTCGAGACCATCGCCACCACGCTCCAACCTCAGTTCGACGGCAAGAAACTACGCTACGAAACGGTCACCGAGGCCGACCTGAACACCATCGTCAGTGATTCCCGCCGCGTGGAGCAGGTGATCTTCAACCTCGCCTTCAACGCCGTTAAATTCACCCCGGGACCGGACGGCCGCGTCACGGTGAAGGCTCGCTCTCTGCCCGACGGCGGGATCGAGGTCAGCGTGACCGACAACGGAATCGGCATTCGGGCGGAGCATCTGCCGCAATTGTTCGAAGCTTTTCGTCAGATCGACGGCTCCGCCCGTCGCGTCTACGAAGGCGTTGGGCTCGGGCTCAACCTCGTGCGCAAACTCACGGCGAAATTGGGCGGCCACATCGAAGTCAACAGCACCTACGGCGCCGGATCATGCTTTACCCTCACCTTGCCAGCCGTCGCGCCGGGCTCTAGTCTTTCCGTTTAG
- the ccoN gene encoding cytochrome-c oxidase, cbb3-type subunit I → MASRNLTIEYNDKIVRQFMIASIFWGAVGMLVGVLIAAQLNFFQLNFNTSYLTFGRLRPLHTNAVIFALVGNMMFAGIYYSTQRLVKARLASEFLSTLHFWGWQAIIASAAVTLPLGLTRGKEYAELIWPINIAVALIWVVFAINFFWTLAKRHERSLYVAIWFYIATIITIAMLYIVNHLSLPTSWTHSYGVFAGVQDGLVQWWYGHNAVAFFLTTPILGIMYYFLPKAAGRPVYSYRLSVIHFWSLVFVYIWAGPHHLLNTALPNWLQMLGMTFSLMLWAPSWGGMLNGLFTLRGAWSKLRTDPVIKFFAAGVTFYGMSTFEGPLLSIKSVNALGHYTDWIIGHVHAGTLGWNGFMAAGMFYFLAPRLWSKPLHSQALANLHFWLGLFGILLYVAAMWTSGITQGLMLNSTTEGGTLLTYPNFLDTLNTIRPLMLLRVVGGGLYLVGWFIMAYNLWQTVRGSVPVNGTMQIVVEDDVPENERPLGAVITFINPPVIFITVGTLCAFVWIFGGPFLQIVGIFGTTLSVILAWAHFESRGKRWAAWYDRLLVSAAPFTVLVVIAVAIGGLVQIIPGMVTHQAAMVEDRLQVPYTPLELAGRDIYVAEGCYNCHSQMIRTLVPDVLRYGDYSRLGESIYDRPYQWGSRRAGPDLARVGGKYPNVWHFRHMEDPRQISVGSNMPNYPWLFDNETDVAALPSKLSVQRTLGVPYPAMTDAEIQTAVDQQASALAAELKAAGVYVAPEKQIIALIAYLQQLGNYEDVSAQTARR, encoded by the coding sequence ATGGCCTCCCGTAACCTTACGATCGAATACAACGACAAGATCGTCCGCCAATTCATGATCGCCTCCATTTTTTGGGGAGCGGTTGGCATGTTGGTTGGCGTCCTGATCGCGGCGCAGCTGAATTTCTTTCAGCTCAATTTTAACACGTCCTACCTGACGTTTGGTCGCTTGCGACCCCTGCACACCAATGCGGTCATTTTTGCGCTGGTGGGCAACATGATGTTCGCGGGCATCTACTATTCGACGCAGCGCCTCGTCAAAGCCCGGCTCGCGAGTGAATTCCTCTCGACGCTTCATTTCTGGGGCTGGCAGGCGATCATCGCCAGCGCCGCCGTCACGCTCCCGCTCGGGCTGACCCGCGGCAAGGAATACGCGGAACTCATCTGGCCGATCAACATCGCGGTCGCGCTCATCTGGGTGGTGTTTGCGATCAATTTTTTCTGGACGCTGGCCAAGCGCCACGAGCGCAGCCTCTACGTGGCGATCTGGTTCTACATCGCGACGATCATCACGATCGCGATGCTCTACATCGTGAACCACTTGTCGCTGCCGACGAGTTGGACCCACAGTTACGGTGTTTTCGCCGGTGTGCAGGACGGGCTCGTGCAATGGTGGTATGGTCACAACGCCGTGGCGTTCTTTCTCACCACGCCGATCCTGGGCATCATGTATTATTTCCTGCCCAAGGCGGCGGGACGCCCGGTCTACAGCTACCGCTTGTCGGTGATTCACTTTTGGTCGCTGGTGTTCGTCTACATCTGGGCCGGGCCGCATCACCTCCTCAACACCGCGCTGCCCAACTGGCTGCAGATGCTCGGCATGACGTTCTCACTCATGCTCTGGGCCCCGTCGTGGGGCGGCATGCTCAATGGCCTGTTCACGCTGCGCGGAGCCTGGTCGAAACTGCGCACCGATCCCGTCATCAAGTTCTTTGCGGCCGGCGTGACGTTCTACGGCATGTCGACCTTTGAAGGGCCGCTGTTGTCGATCAAATCGGTCAACGCGCTCGGTCACTACACTGACTGGATCATCGGCCATGTGCACGCCGGCACCCTCGGCTGGAACGGTTTCATGGCCGCGGGCATGTTCTATTTCCTCGCGCCGCGCCTGTGGAGCAAACCGCTGCACTCGCAGGCGCTGGCCAATCTCCACTTCTGGTTGGGACTCTTCGGCATCCTGCTCTACGTCGCCGCGATGTGGACCTCGGGCATCACCCAGGGGCTCATGCTCAACTCGACCACGGAGGGCGGCACGTTGCTGACGTATCCAAACTTCCTCGACACACTCAACACCATCCGCCCTCTCATGCTGCTGCGCGTCGTCGGTGGCGGGCTCTACCTGGTGGGTTGGTTCATCATGGCCTACAATCTGTGGCAGACCGTGCGCGGTTCGGTCCCGGTCAATGGCACCATGCAAATCGTGGTCGAGGACGATGTGCCCGAGAACGAGCGCCCGCTCGGTGCGGTCATCACCTTCATCAACCCCCCGGTGATTTTCATCACGGTGGGAACGCTTTGCGCCTTCGTCTGGATCTTTGGCGGTCCGTTTTTGCAGATAGTGGGTATCTTCGGGACGACGCTGTCGGTGATCCTGGCGTGGGCGCATTTTGAATCTCGTGGCAAACGCTGGGCGGCCTGGTATGACCGCCTGTTGGTAAGTGCGGCGCCCTTCACGGTGCTCGTGGTCATCGCGGTCGCCATTGGCGGACTCGTGCAAATCATCCCGGGCATGGTGACCCACCAGGCCGCCATGGTGGAGGATCGGTTGCAGGTCCCTTACACGCCGCTCGAACTCGCGGGTCGCGACATCTACGTCGCCGAGGGTTGCTACAACTGCCACTCGCAGATGATCCGGACGCTCGTGCCCGATGTGTTGCGCTATGGCGACTACTCGCGACTCGGTGAGTCGATCTATGATCGGCCCTACCAGTGGGGCTCGCGCCGCGCCGGACCGGACTTGGCGCGGGTCGGTGGCAAGTATCCCAACGTCTGGCATTTCCGCCATATGGAGGATCCGCGCCAGATTTCGGTGGGGTCGAATATGCCCAACTACCCGTGGCTCTTCGACAACGAAACCGATGTCGCCGCGTTGCCGTCGAAGCTGAGCGTGCAGCGCACGCTCGGGGTGCCGTATCCGGCCATGACCGACGCCGAAATCCAAACCGCCGTCGATCAACAAGCCTCCGCCTTGGCGGCCGAGCTGAAGGCCGCCGGCGTCTACGTGGCGCCTGAAAAACAGATCATCGCGCTCATCGCCTACCTTCAACAGCTCGGCAACTACGAAGACGTTTCCGCGCAAACTGCCCGCCGCTGA